A window of the Diceros bicornis minor isolate mBicDic1 chromosome 12, mDicBic1.mat.cur, whole genome shotgun sequence genome harbors these coding sequences:
- the SPMIP9 gene encoding testis-expressed sequence 37 protein — protein MAGVVYPRQAPVDLDIYQSSYMVDYKPYGKHKYSRVTPQEQMKLDTQLRDKEFYRPIRSPNPKLEDGHPAFKRLYMTAKDLGHAGFFPSQDLVSTAEDEHRFTSICPSVYPVSHVLYLAQGDPNLVHQSTNFPCLLEPERQPAAEEDKGYLLPGCPCPHHGMVKVPILNRWGPLMPFYQ, from the exons ATGGCAGGTGTGGTGTACCCCAGACAG GCCCCTGTGGACTTAGACATTTACCAAAGCTCCTACATGGTCGACTATAAACCCTATGGGAAGCACAAATACTCCAGGGTCACACCACAAGAG CAAATGAAGCTAGACACCCAACTCCGGGACAAAGAGTTTTACAGGCCCATCCGTAGCCCCAACCCCAAGCTAGAGGATGGACACCCTGCCTTCAAAAGACTCTACATGACCGCCAAAGACCTGGGACACGCCGGTTTCTTCCCGTCACAGGACCTTGTGAGCACAGCAGAGGACGAACACAGGTTCACCAGTATTTGCCCTTCGGTGTACCCAGTTTCCCATGTGCTGTACCTGGCCCAGGGTGACCCAAACCTGGTCCACCAGAGCACCAACTTTCCGTGCCTCCTGGAGCCCGAGCGCCAACCTGCTGCAGAGGAGGACAAAGGCTACCTACTGCCCGGCTGCCCCTGTCCTCATCACGGTATGGTCAAGGTCCCCATCTTGAACCGATGGGGGCCCCTCATGCCATTCTACCAGTAG